From Jeotgalibaca dankookensis, one genomic window encodes:
- a CDS encoding chromate transporter has translation MILIELFWAFFKIGLFTIGGGYASLPLIENEIVDVQAWITLQEYTDVVTISQITPGPIAINSATFVGTKVAGFAGAVSATIGVVTPSIIIALLLARMYYKYRNVDTLQGVLAGLRPAVVALIGAAGASLFVAALFQTDGVQVAGVTVNLVAIVLVIIAFTALRKYKVDSILVIFLSGLVAVVLSFIGIL, from the coding sequence ATGATTTTAATTGAATTGTTTTGGGCCTTTTTTAAAATCGGCCTTTTTACAATTGGCGGGGGTTATGCTTCACTCCCCTTGATTGAAAATGAGATTGTGGATGTCCAAGCTTGGATTACCTTACAAGAGTACACAGATGTCGTAACCATATCTCAAATTACCCCCGGTCCAATTGCCATTAATTCAGCTACTTTTGTAGGAACGAAAGTAGCTGGGTTCGCCGGAGCCGTTTCTGCAACAATCGGAGTTGTGACGCCTTCCATCATTATTGCTTTGCTATTAGCAAGAATGTACTATAAATATCGAAATGTTGATACACTACAAGGTGTTTTAGCAGGACTGCGTCCAGCCGTTGTTGCCTTGATTGGTGCTGCTGGAGCTTCTCTTTTCGTAGCAGCCCTTTTCCAAACGGATGGCGTTCAAGTCGCTGGTGTAACGGTTAATCTAGTTGCAATTGTGTTAGTTATTATAGCATTTACTGCTCTACGTAAATATAAGGTTGATTCGATCCTTGTTATTTTTTTATCAGGCTTAGTTGCGGTCGTATTGTCTTTTATAGGAATCTTATAG
- a CDS encoding NCS2 family permease — protein sequence MEKFFKLKEHGTTVSTEILAGFTTFFAMAYIIFVNPSILSLSGMPTQAVFLATIISAAISTLVMGLFANVPYALAPGMGLNAFFTYTVVFALGFTWQEALAMVFLCGIVNVLITVTRVRKMIIKSIPESLQHAISAGIGVFISYIGLKNAGWLEFTSEANSIVSINSSPYNANLTTYDGGIGAVVTNGGIVPGLVNFTQPAALLALFGVVLTIILMVKNVRGAIMIGIIATTLLGIPMGIVTITSDVLAANSLGSAINELGITFGAAFGSEGLISLFSDTSRFPLVLMTIFAFSLSDTFDTIGTFIGTGRRSGIFSAEDEKALEEGSGFSSKMDKALFADSIGTIFGSIFGTSNTTTFVESAAGIGAGGRTGLTAVVVAGLFILSAFFAPLIGVVPPAATAPSLIIVGILMMSSFKDINWYDFEEAIPAFFASIFMGLTYNISTGIAAGFIFYVLVKTVVGKSKDIHPILWGSAALFLINYVIMAFL from the coding sequence ATGGAAAAGTTTTTTAAGCTAAAAGAACATGGTACAACCGTATCAACTGAAATTTTGGCAGGTTTTACGACATTTTTTGCAATGGCCTATATTATTTTTGTTAATCCGAGCATTTTATCTTTATCCGGAATGCCCACCCAAGCAGTCTTTCTAGCTACGATTATTTCAGCTGCAATTTCAACTCTAGTAATGGGGCTTTTTGCAAACGTTCCTTATGCGCTTGCACCTGGTATGGGACTAAATGCTTTTTTTACTTATACGGTCGTTTTTGCTTTAGGTTTTACTTGGCAAGAAGCTTTAGCTATGGTATTCCTTTGTGGAATTGTCAATGTTTTAATTACCGTTACAAGAGTTAGAAAAATGATTATTAAATCCATTCCCGAGTCTTTACAGCATGCTATTAGTGCAGGGATTGGTGTTTTTATTTCCTATATTGGTTTAAAAAATGCTGGGTGGTTAGAATTTACTTCTGAAGCTAACAGCATTGTCTCAATTAATAGCTCTCCTTATAATGCTAATTTGACAACTTATGACGGAGGTATTGGGGCTGTCGTCACAAATGGTGGTATTGTTCCAGGACTTGTCAATTTCACCCAACCAGCGGCATTACTCGCCCTCTTTGGTGTTGTTTTAACCATCATTCTAATGGTTAAAAATGTACGTGGTGCAATTATGATTGGGATTATTGCGACAACGCTTCTAGGCATTCCAATGGGCATCGTTACAATAACTTCTGATGTTTTAGCGGCTAATTCACTTGGTTCAGCTATCAATGAACTGGGCATTACCTTTGGAGCAGCCTTTGGTAGCGAAGGATTAATTTCTTTATTTTCAGACACCTCTCGTTTCCCACTCGTTTTGATGACTATTTTTGCTTTTAGCTTATCAGATACCTTTGATACCATTGGAACTTTTATCGGAACTGGGCGTCGCTCTGGTATCTTCTCTGCAGAGGACGAAAAAGCTCTTGAAGAAGGATCTGGTTTTTCATCTAAAATGGATAAAGCTTTGTTTGCTGATTCGATTGGAACTATCTTTGGGTCTATTTTTGGAACTTCTAATACAACAACCTTTGTTGAAAGCGCAGCTGGAATCGGTGCAGGTGGACGCACCGGTTTGACTGCTGTAGTTGTTGCTGGTTTGTTCATTCTTAGCGCCTTCTTTGCTCCATTAATCGGTGTGGTACCACCTGCTGCTACCGCCCCTTCCTTGATTATTGTGGGTATACTCATGATGTCTTCTTTTAAAGATATCAACTGGTATGATTTTGAAGAAGCCATCCCTGCTTTCTTTGCATCTATTTTTATGGGCTTGACTTACAATATTTCCACCGGTATTGCTGCTGGATTCATTTTTTATGTCTTAGTTAAAACCGTTGTCGGTAAATCGAAAGACATCCACCCAATACTCTGGGGATCTGCGGCTTTATTTTTAATTAATTACGTTATTATGGCCTTCTTATAA
- a CDS encoding cation-translocating P-type ATPase — MSEEQIRENFYAQDAETVLSKLDSTKEGLSSAEVNARMEKYGPNTLNEGEQKSLLSKFVDQFKDFMIVVLLAAAVISGVLGEFSDAIIILLVVILNAVLGVYQEAKAEEAIAALKQMASPQAHVKRDGHVVTVRSDEIVPGDIVLLEAGDVVPADIRLFESNSLKVEEAALTGESVPVSKELVEVEPDAGIGDRLNMVFSSTNITYGRATGVVVGTGMNTEVGNIANMLANAEESKTPLQENQDQLGKSLTILILVIAVVMFVVGILNNRDWLEMLLTSISVAVAAIPEGLPAITTIILALGTQKMAKRNALVRKLPAVETLGGTEVICSDKTGTLTMNQMTVEKVYYNGQIHDASEAIELDLPVMKIMNYANDTKISNDGSLIGDPTETAMIQYGLDKGMNLKEDLAKEPRVGEVPFESDRKLMSTIHELSDGRYLVATKGAPDELLKRTNTIDLNGDVQPLTEAIREEILASNTGLAVQALRVLAMAYKIVDSIPEEMTSKAVEYDLTYAGMIGMIDPERPEAAAAIATAKGAGIRTIMITGDHRDTAQAIATRLGIIEEGQHDAVLTGAELNKQSDEEFARNVEQYSVYARVSPEHKVRIVKAWQNHGKVVSMTGDGVNDAPSLKTADIGVGMGITGTEVSKGASDMVLADDNFQTIVVAVEEGRKVFANIQKAVQFLLSANLGEVLTLFIATFLGWTILEPVHILWINLVTDTFPAIALGLEKAESDIMKQKPRGRSSNFFSNGVGGAIIYQGIIEGGITLFVYWWAISNPVIGHGEQLAHMDAETMAFITLGLIQLFHAYNTKSVYKSIFQVGLFSNKTLIYATMLSAVLLLGVILTPGLNAFFGVSVLTGTQWTVSVLSALAIVPIVEIIKFIQRQFFGKH, encoded by the coding sequence GTGTCTGAAGAACAAATACGCGAAAACTTCTATGCGCAAGATGCTGAAACAGTCTTATCAAAACTTGATTCGACTAAAGAAGGCCTATCAAGCGCAGAAGTAAATGCACGAATGGAAAAATATGGTCCAAATACTCTAAATGAAGGGGAACAAAAATCACTCTTATCAAAGTTTGTCGATCAGTTTAAAGACTTTATGATTGTCGTTCTCCTGGCAGCTGCAGTTATTTCAGGTGTTTTAGGTGAGTTTTCTGATGCTATTATCATTTTACTCGTTGTCATTTTAAATGCTGTTTTAGGAGTTTATCAAGAAGCTAAGGCGGAAGAAGCAATTGCTGCCTTGAAACAAATGGCTTCCCCACAGGCTCATGTCAAACGGGATGGTCATGTCGTTACCGTTCGTAGTGATGAAATTGTTCCGGGAGACATTGTCCTTTTAGAAGCTGGTGACGTTGTTCCGGCTGACATCCGTCTATTTGAATCAAATTCATTAAAAGTTGAAGAAGCTGCCTTAACTGGTGAGTCTGTTCCTGTTAGTAAAGAACTGGTTGAAGTTGAGCCAGATGCTGGTATAGGCGACCGCCTCAATATGGTCTTCTCAAGTACGAACATCACTTACGGCCGTGCAACTGGTGTGGTTGTAGGTACGGGTATGAATACTGAAGTTGGTAACATTGCGAATATGTTAGCAAATGCTGAAGAGTCAAAAACACCACTGCAAGAAAACCAAGATCAACTTGGTAAATCATTAACCATACTAATTCTTGTTATTGCTGTGGTCATGTTTGTAGTGGGTATTTTAAATAACCGTGATTGGCTCGAGATGCTATTAACCTCTATCTCTGTTGCTGTTGCAGCGATTCCAGAAGGTTTGCCTGCTATTACCACCATTATTTTAGCACTTGGAACACAAAAAATGGCTAAAAGAAATGCCTTGGTGCGTAAATTACCGGCTGTAGAAACACTAGGTGGTACTGAAGTTATCTGTTCAGATAAGACCGGAACATTAACCATGAACCAAATGACCGTTGAAAAAGTTTACTATAACGGCCAAATCCATGATGCTTCTGAAGCAATTGAGCTGGATTTACCAGTTATGAAAATCATGAATTATGCTAACGATACGAAAATCAGTAACGATGGCAGCCTTATTGGTGACCCAACTGAAACTGCTATGATTCAATATGGGTTAGATAAAGGCATGAACTTAAAGGAAGATCTCGCGAAAGAACCCCGTGTGGGAGAAGTTCCTTTTGAATCGGATCGTAAATTAATGTCCACTATCCATGAATTATCAGATGGACGTTACCTTGTTGCAACAAAAGGTGCCCCAGACGAACTACTCAAACGAACAAATACAATTGATTTAAATGGTGACGTTCAACCTCTTACAGAGGCCATTCGGGAAGAAATTCTTGCTTCTAATACTGGTTTAGCTGTACAAGCTTTACGTGTTTTAGCGATGGCTTACAAGATTGTTGATAGTATTCCAGAAGAAATGACTTCTAAAGCAGTTGAATATGATCTAACTTATGCCGGTATGATCGGGATGATTGACCCTGAACGCCCTGAAGCTGCAGCTGCTATTGCTACTGCTAAAGGAGCTGGTATTCGCACCATCATGATTACAGGTGACCATAGAGATACAGCGCAAGCAATTGCAACGCGCCTTGGGATTATTGAAGAAGGCCAGCATGATGCTGTTTTAACAGGTGCTGAGCTTAATAAACAATCAGATGAAGAGTTTGCACGAAATGTTGAACAATACTCCGTTTATGCGCGTGTATCTCCTGAACATAAGGTTCGTATTGTAAAAGCATGGCAAAATCACGGTAAAGTTGTTTCTATGACAGGTGATGGCGTAAACGATGCCCCTTCACTTAAAACAGCTGATATCGGTGTTGGTATGGGTATTACTGGTACTGAAGTTTCTAAGGGAGCTTCTGATATGGTCCTTGCGGATGATAACTTCCAAACAATTGTTGTAGCTGTTGAGGAAGGTCGTAAGGTCTTTGCTAATATTCAAAAAGCGGTTCAATTCTTACTTTCTGCTAACTTAGGAGAAGTACTAACACTCTTTATTGCTACTTTCCTAGGCTGGACGATTCTTGAACCAGTACATATTCTCTGGATTAACTTAGTTACCGATACCTTCCCTGCTATTGCACTTGGTCTTGAAAAAGCGGAATCGGATATTATGAAACAAAAACCACGTGGACGTAGCTCAAACTTCTTCTCGAACGGTGTGGGCGGTGCCATCATCTACCAAGGTATTATTGAAGGTGGGATTACCTTATTCGTTTATTGGTGGGCAATTTCAAATCCAGTAATTGGACATGGAGAACAATTAGCACATATGGATGCTGAAACAATGGCTTTTATTACTTTAGGATTGATTCAACTATTCCATGCTTATAATACAAAATCTGTTTATAAATCCATTTTCCAAGTTGGTCTATTCAGTAATAAAACGCTTATCTATGCAACTATGCTATCTGCTGTTTTATTACTTGGTGTTATTTTGACGCCCGGCTTGAATGCATTCTTTGGAGTTTCTGTTTTAACAGGAACACAATGGACTGTTTCCGTTCTTTCTGCGCTAGCGATTGTGCCTATTGTAGAAATTATCAAATTTATCCAACGTCAATTTTTCGGTAAACATTAA
- a CDS encoding Tex family protein, protein MAETDKVVQLLKKELTSYRGNQIDAVLKLLAEGNTVPFIARYRKEMTGTLDEVEIREVEERYNYLTGLEKRKDEVIHTIEEQGKMTPELRLSIQAAEKMQRVEDLYRPYKQKRRTKATVARENGLEPLANWILTFPTEGSLEEKAHSFINDEVLTSEDALQGAHEIIAEIVGDEPLFRERIREFTRRFGQIASTVKDEEADEKGVYEMYYDFSQAINSVQPHRVLAMNRGEKENILKVSLHIDVEKIYDYLSKQMIKNAQSFVVPFIENACQDSYQRFIGPAIEREIRNELTETAEEQAISVFGENLRNLLLQAPMKGKVVMGFDPAFRTGCKLAIVDDTGKVLAKDVIYPHQGVSANKMKEAGPRFRQLIQDYQVEMVAIGNGTASRESEVFVSEQIKQIPQTVYYVIVNEAGASVYSASDLARQEFPDFQVEERSAISIARRLQDPLAELVKIDPKSVGVGQYQHDVSQKRLTESLDFVVETAVNQVGVNLNTASAPLLEHVSGLNKTIATNIVTFREENGAFTGRTQLKKIPRLGPKAFEQSAGFLRIIEGKNILDNTDIHPESYSEAKKILELANLKLEDVGTDKAREELAKLDKAQTIEKTGLGKETLNDILHGLTKPGRDLREDVAQPLLRQDVLSMEDLKDGMELEGTVRNVVDFGAFVDIGVKQDGLVHISKLTNKFVKHPTDVVAVGDIVKVWIESVDVKKGRIALTMLGK, encoded by the coding sequence ATGGCAGAAACGGATAAAGTTGTACAATTATTAAAAAAAGAACTCACTTCTTACAGAGGCAATCAAATTGATGCTGTATTGAAGTTACTAGCTGAAGGAAACACCGTTCCTTTTATTGCGCGTTATCGAAAGGAAATGACAGGGACTCTAGACGAGGTAGAAATACGTGAAGTAGAAGAGCGTTACAATTACTTAACCGGACTTGAGAAGCGTAAAGACGAAGTGATTCATACGATTGAAGAACAAGGTAAAATGACACCAGAATTACGCCTTTCAATTCAAGCTGCTGAAAAAATGCAACGGGTTGAAGATTTGTATCGTCCCTATAAACAAAAGCGTCGAACCAAAGCAACGGTGGCGAGGGAAAACGGTCTTGAACCACTCGCAAATTGGATTTTAACTTTTCCAACTGAAGGATCATTAGAAGAGAAAGCTCATTCTTTTATTAATGATGAAGTTTTAACTAGTGAAGACGCTTTACAAGGGGCACATGAGATTATTGCCGAAATAGTAGGTGATGAGCCGTTATTTCGAGAACGCATTCGTGAATTTACCCGAAGGTTTGGTCAAATCGCTTCGACAGTTAAAGATGAAGAGGCCGATGAAAAAGGGGTCTACGAAATGTATTATGATTTTTCACAAGCAATTAACAGCGTTCAGCCGCACCGTGTGCTAGCCATGAACCGTGGTGAGAAAGAAAATATTTTGAAGGTTTCTCTTCATATTGATGTTGAAAAAATTTATGATTACTTATCGAAACAAATGATAAAGAATGCTCAAAGTTTCGTAGTCCCGTTCATTGAAAATGCCTGTCAAGATAGTTACCAACGCTTTATTGGTCCTGCTATTGAGCGTGAAATTAGGAATGAACTAACTGAGACAGCAGAAGAACAAGCTATTTCAGTGTTTGGCGAAAATTTACGAAACCTCTTGCTACAAGCTCCAATGAAAGGAAAAGTTGTGATGGGTTTCGACCCAGCCTTCCGGACGGGTTGTAAGTTAGCTATTGTGGATGATACTGGAAAGGTGTTAGCTAAAGATGTCATTTATCCCCACCAAGGCGTATCAGCTAATAAAATGAAAGAAGCAGGTCCACGTTTCAGACAGCTTATTCAAGACTATCAAGTTGAAATGGTTGCAATCGGTAATGGCACAGCGAGTCGGGAGTCAGAAGTTTTTGTTTCCGAGCAAATTAAGCAAATCCCTCAAACAGTTTATTACGTGATTGTTAATGAGGCTGGCGCTTCGGTTTATTCGGCAAGTGACTTAGCACGTCAAGAATTTCCCGATTTTCAGGTTGAAGAAAGAAGTGCCATTAGTATTGCACGCCGACTGCAAGATCCCTTAGCAGAACTTGTTAAAATAGACCCGAAATCAGTCGGTGTCGGTCAGTATCAACACGATGTATCTCAAAAACGTCTAACAGAAAGTCTTGATTTTGTAGTTGAAACTGCCGTGAACCAAGTAGGCGTAAATCTAAACACTGCTAGTGCACCGCTCTTAGAGCATGTTTCCGGTCTCAACAAAACCATTGCAACGAATATCGTGACCTTTAGAGAGGAGAATGGTGCTTTTACAGGTCGCACTCAGTTGAAGAAAATCCCTCGTCTAGGGCCTAAAGCTTTTGAACAGTCTGCTGGATTCTTACGTATTATTGAGGGTAAAAACATTTTAGATAATACGGATATTCACCCTGAGAGTTATTCAGAAGCAAAGAAAATATTAGAACTAGCAAATCTAAAGTTAGAAGACGTGGGAACAGACAAAGCCCGCGAAGAATTAGCCAAATTGGATAAAGCCCAGACGATTGAAAAGACAGGTCTTGGTAAGGAAACCTTAAATGATATTCTACACGGGTTGACGAAGCCCGGGCGCGATTTGCGTGAAGATGTTGCCCAACCGCTTTTACGTCAAGATGTGCTATCAATGGAAGATTTAAAAGATGGAATGGAGCTTGAGGGCACAGTCCGTAATGTTGTCGATTTTGGAGCCTTTGTAGATATTGGTGTTAAACAAGATGGCTTGGTTCATATTTCTAAGTTGACTAATAAATTTGTAAAACATCCCACTGATGTTGTGGCAGTTGGCGACATTGTTAAAGTTTGGATTGAGTCAGTAGACGTTAAAAAGGGGCGGATTGCCTTAACCATGTTAGGAAAATGA
- a CDS encoding chromate transporter — protein sequence MKEEDKKLATCLTLIKSTFVLSAFTIGGGYVIVPLMQKKFVEELGWIDSEEMLDLVALGQSMPGALAVNTSILIGYRVAGVAGALITLLGTITPPLIFITIISYFYMSFRDNPIVDALMLGMQVGVVAVILNVIFNMVKDLLKRKDPVVVIILIGAFVAGFIFDVNVIVIILVAGMLGFINNRRKGGA from the coding sequence ATGAAGGAAGAAGATAAAAAACTAGCGACGTGTCTAACCTTAATTAAGTCAACATTCGTGCTCAGTGCATTTACTATCGGTGGCGGCTATGTAATTGTACCGCTTATGCAAAAGAAGTTTGTCGAAGAATTAGGTTGGATTGATTCGGAAGAAATGCTTGATTTAGTTGCCTTGGGCCAATCCATGCCAGGTGCTCTTGCTGTTAATACATCCATATTAATTGGTTACCGAGTTGCAGGGGTTGCGGGTGCTTTGATTACCTTGCTTGGTACCATCACACCACCTTTAATCTTTATTACAATTATTTCTTATTTCTATATGTCTTTTCGAGACAATCCCATTGTCGATGCATTGATGCTGGGGATGCAAGTAGGGGTTGTAGCTGTTATTTTAAATGTTATATTCAATATGGTGAAAGATTTATTGAAACGAAAAGATCCGGTTGTAGTCATTATTTTAATTGGTGCTTTTGTAGCAGGGTTCATATTTGACGTTAATGTTATTGTGATTATTCTAGTAGCGGGTATGCTTGGATTTATTAATAATCGCCGAAAGGGAGGCGCTTAA
- the gorA gene encoding glutathione-disulfide reductase has translation MREFDFVSIGGGSGGIATMNRASEYGAKTAVIESNLLGGTCVNIGCVPKKIMWYAASVKDAISKYGPDYGFTSKETEFDFQTLLKNREAYIDRSRNSYQAGFERRNVEVIEGHARFIDAHTLEVNGEEIRAKHILIATGAKPSYPDIPGKELGETSDDFFAWEELPKKVAVVGAGYIAVELAGVMHTLGTDVHLFTRYDRPLRSYQSEIVQVLLDEMEKDGPTFRGYSTPQEVKENSDGTFNLLFEDGYSDNFDKVIWAIGREANVDSLNLEAAGVQTDLYGFIEVDDYQNTSTDHVYAVGDVAGKHMLTPVAIAAGRRLSERLFNNKPNEKLDYHNIPTVIFSHPPIGTIGLTEEQAIEQYGQAQVKTYSSTFGSMYTAVTEHRQSVKMMLICQGPDEQVVGLHGIGFGVDEMIQGFAVAIKIGATKADFDNTVAIHPTGAEEFVTMR, from the coding sequence ATGAGAGAATTTGATTTTGTTTCAATAGGTGGCGGTAGTGGTGGAATTGCAACAATGAACCGTGCATCTGAATACGGTGCTAAAACAGCCGTTATAGAAAGTAATTTACTAGGAGGGACCTGTGTCAACATTGGCTGTGTTCCTAAAAAAATTATGTGGTATGCGGCATCTGTAAAAGATGCCATTAGCAAATATGGTCCTGACTATGGTTTCACAAGTAAAGAGACTGAATTTGACTTCCAAACCCTTTTAAAAAATCGTGAAGCTTATATTGACCGCTCGCGTAATAGCTACCAAGCTGGTTTTGAAAGACGAAATGTTGAAGTGATAGAAGGGCATGCACGCTTCATTGATGCGCACACATTAGAAGTCAATGGAGAAGAAATTCGTGCGAAACATATTTTAATTGCCACAGGAGCAAAACCATCTTATCCTGATATTCCAGGTAAAGAGCTAGGAGAAACATCCGATGATTTCTTCGCTTGGGAAGAACTTCCAAAAAAAGTAGCAGTCGTAGGAGCAGGTTATATTGCTGTTGAATTAGCTGGTGTCATGCATACGTTAGGAACGGACGTTCATCTCTTTACTCGTTACGACCGACCTTTAAGAAGCTATCAATCAGAAATCGTTCAAGTTTTACTAGATGAAATGGAAAAAGACGGTCCAACTTTTAGAGGATATTCGACTCCACAAGAAGTAAAGGAAAATTCTGACGGTACCTTCAATCTTTTATTTGAAGATGGCTACTCAGATAATTTTGATAAAGTTATTTGGGCGATTGGAAGAGAAGCCAATGTCGATTCGCTTAACCTAGAAGCCGCAGGTGTCCAAACAGACTTGTATGGATTTATCGAAGTTGATGACTATCAAAATACCAGTACTGATCATGTATATGCAGTTGGAGATGTTGCCGGTAAGCATATGCTGACACCTGTTGCAATTGCGGCGGGCAGAAGGTTGTCCGAACGTTTATTCAACAACAAGCCTAATGAAAAACTTGATTATCACAACATTCCAACGGTCATCTTTAGTCATCCACCTATTGGAACAATCGGGCTAACAGAAGAACAGGCAATCGAACAATATGGACAAGCACAAGTTAAGACTTATAGCTCTACCTTTGGCTCTATGTATACAGCAGTCACTGAACATCGCCAAAGTGTGAAAATGATGTTAATTTGTCAAGGACCAGATGAACAAGTCGTCGGTCTTCATGGTATTGGTTTTGGAGTAGACGAGATGATTCAAGGATTTGCTGTAGCGATTAAAATAGGCGCAACCAAAGCAGATTTTGATAATACCGTTGCCATTCATCCGACTGGAGCAGAAGAATTTGTCACAATGAGATAA
- a CDS encoding metallophosphoesterase family protein, whose translation MFKEYFVVGDIHGEFAMLEKLLSFWEPEKQKLLFIGDLADRGPQSRACFEKVMQLVEEEGAICLRGNHEQMLLNFLNQPGDYIGNYFLNGGGVTIRSFLGNETDLRIDPFQLADKLRREYPKLLPFIQSLPLYHEWEKYLFVHAGVDLEKKDWKETDPEEFYWIRDPFHNGHNHTGKTIVFGHTPTFYLHGQTKNANIWMKDHKIGIDGGAVYGGVLHGLVLAQSGIVDHYGIEKQNNLLQVNHYL comes from the coding sequence ATGTTTAAAGAATATTTTGTTGTTGGCGACATACATGGAGAGTTTGCCATGCTAGAAAAACTCTTGTCTTTTTGGGAACCTGAAAAACAAAAACTATTATTCATTGGCGATCTAGCTGACCGTGGTCCCCAATCACGTGCTTGTTTTGAAAAAGTTATGCAACTTGTGGAAGAAGAAGGGGCTATTTGTTTAAGAGGGAATCACGAACAAATGTTGTTAAATTTCTTAAATCAACCGGGCGACTATATTGGAAACTACTTTCTTAATGGCGGTGGAGTAACCATCCGTTCATTTCTTGGAAATGAAACAGATTTACGTATAGATCCATTTCAATTAGCTGATAAATTAAGAAGAGAATATCCTAAATTGCTTCCCTTTATCCAGTCCTTACCTTTATATCATGAGTGGGAAAAATATCTTTTTGTTCATGCAGGAGTCGATTTAGAAAAAAAAGATTGGAAGGAAACAGACCCTGAAGAGTTTTATTGGATACGTGACCCCTTCCATAATGGGCACAATCACACAGGAAAAACAATAGTATTTGGACATACGCCTACTTTCTACCTCCATGGACAAACAAAAAATGCCAATATCTGGATGAAAGATCATAAGATTGGGATCGATGGGGGTGCGGTATACGGTGGTGTTTTACATGGCCTCGTGCTTGCGCAGTCTGGAATTGTGGACCATTATGGAATTGAAAAACAAAATAACTTATTACAAGTGAATCACTACTTATGA